The Naumannella cuiyingiana DNA window CCGACTCAAGCGCGGCCCGCTGGCCCAGCAGCTCGGGCCCGACGTGATGGCGCTCACCCACAAGATCAAGAGTGCGCTGGACCCGGACGGGATCCTGAATCCCGGTGCTGGTTTCTGAGGTACGCCCTCAGGCCGAGATCTGGACGTGCGCGGGGTCGGCGGCCCGGTAGATCCGGACGTAGTCGACCCGCAGGCTGGCCTCGTCGTCGATCGACGAGCCGGCGCCCGGGTCGACATCGAGAGCCAGGTCGAGCACCAGCGGCCCGGTGGGAATCTGCTCGGTGAGGCTGAGCACGAGGTCGCCGTCGACGTAGTAGTCGAGCCGGTCGTCGCGCCACGCCAGGCCGATGGTGTGGTCGCCCTCGGCGAGTAGTTCGGGTGGGGTCGGCAGCGTCGCGGTGCAGGCGGCGGCTCCGGCGTCGGTACACGGGCCGTCCGGGGTGCGCAGACCGAGCCGCGCCGCGGTTGGCGTACCCGTCACCTCCAGGGCGGTGATCGTCGTGGTGTCGCGGTCGGGTGCGTCGTCCGGTTCGGCCGGGGTGAGCCGGACGGCGGGGCGGTACGCCGCTCCCTTCGGCACCCGCAGGCGGGTCTCCAGGTAGCTGCCGGGGGCGAGCGCGACCCCCTGGTCGGCGCCGCCGGTGCTGACGGCGCCGGTGGACCAGCCCCCGTCCTCGCGGGCCGACAGCAGCAGCGCCCCGCCGGCGACGGTGACCCGGTCGGCGCTGTGGTCGCCCTGCTCGGCGACATTCCAGATGTTGGTGTCGAGGGCGGTTCCGTTGAACTCGTCGGCCAGTTCGAGCTGCCAGGTGCCGGCCGGGGGTGCGGCCTGGGCCGGCATCGGGGTGCACAACAGTGCGGTGCTGCCCAGCACGGCGAGCGCAAGCCCGCGGCCCAGCCGTCGCATGCGTTGTCCTTCCGGCGTTCGGTGCGGCCGATCGTCGGCCGTCTCGTCATCCCCGGTACGCCACCATAACCCCGCGTACCACATCAGGCCCAGTTCGGGGTCCTGCACGCGACGAGACCGGAAGCCAGCGCGAGGGCGACCGGCAGCAGCGCGAGCCAGAGATTGACCGCCCACCAGGAGGCGTCCCAGCTCCCCCACAGCGCAAAGAAGCTGAGCGCCATCAGCCCGGCGGCATGGGTGAGGGCGAGCGCGGTGACGTAGGCGGGCACCGACCAGCGGTGGCCCCTGGGCAGCAGTGACCAGACCAGGCCGGCGGCGATCGCCAGGGCGTCGAGCGGGAAGAACGACCAGTTCCAGGCCTTGAGCCAGGCCCCCTCGCCGACGGAGATCACGCCGAGGGCGGTCAGGGCCCAATAGGCGAGCAGACCGAGATCGGTGACGACGAGGGCGGCCTTGCGGGCGGCCGGCAGGCGGCGGGGTTGGGGCTGCATGATCACGACCTTACTGTACCGGACGTCCGGTATTGCTCGGAACCGGATGCCGGACGCCCGGTACAGTCCCCGGGTGACTTCTCGGGACCGGATCCTCGACGCGGCCGGGCGGATCCTGGTCCGCGACGGCGGGGACGCGGTGACGATCGCGGCGGTGGCGCGCGAGGCGGGGGTGAGCAAGGGCGGGCTGTTCTATCACTTCGCGTCGAAGGAGTTGTTGATCGACGGGTTGATCGCGCGCTATGTGGCCACGTTCGACGAGTTGATCATCGGGGCCGGCGAGGAGCCGGGGGCGGCGACCGAGGCGTACCTGCGGTCGGCGGAGCGCACCAGCGGTCCGGCGGGCCAGCCGGTGATCGCGCTGCTCGCGGCGGCGGTGGTCAACCCGCGGGCGCTGGACTCGCTGCGGGAGCGCTACCGGGCGTGGCAGGACCGGTTGGACCGCGACGGCGTACCCGCGGAGGTGGCGGCCACGATCCGGTTCGCGGTGGACGGCCTGTGGCTCGCGGACACACTTGATCTTGCTCCGGCCCGCGGCGCGGCGCGGCAACGGATGATCGGCGAGCTGCGGGCGTTGCTGGCGCGCTGATCAGCCGGTGACGTCGGCGATGGCGCGGTCGATGATCTCCGCGCCGAGGTCGATCTCGGCGTCGCTGACGGTGAGCGGCGGCGCGATGCGGAACACGCCGCCGGCACCGGGCAGGCTGACCACGTTCATCGACAGGCCGAGCTCCATGCAGCGGCGGGTGATCGCGTCGCCGACCTCGGGGGCCGGTTGCTTCGACTCGCGGTCGGCGACGATCTCCATGCCGAGCAGCAGGCCGCGGCCGCGGATGTCGCCGATGCACTCGTGCCGGGTCTGCAGCTCGGCCAGGGCCGAGCGCAACCGGGCGCCGGCGGCGGTCGCGCGGTCGGCGAGGCGGTCGCGCACGACGATCTCGATCACCTTGGCGGCGACCGAGGCGGCGAGCGGGTCGGAGACGTGAGTCGTGTAGAAGAGATAGCCGCGCTCGTGGGCGCGCTCCTCGATCTCGGCGGTGGTGAGGACGGCCGCGACGGGCAGGCCGGCGCCGAGGGTCTTGGACAAGGTGACGATGTCGGGCACGATGTCGTCGCGCTGGAAGGCGAACATCGATCCGGTACGCCCGACTCCGGTCTGCGCCTCGTCGATGATCAACAACATCCCGCGCCGGTGGCAGGCGGCTCGGAGCGCGGCAAGGTAGCCGTCGGGCAGCTCGAGAATGCCGCCGGAGGACAGGATGGGCTCGGCGATGAAGGCGGCCCGGCCGTCGGCGGTCTGCCGGTCGAGCAGGTCGAAACCGTCGGCCAGTTCGGTCTGCCAGTCGAGGTTGCCGTCGGCATCGGTGAACCGTGGCCGATAGGCGTTCGGCGCGAAGATCGCGGCCGAGCCAACCGGTGCCGGTCCGTAGCCGCGCCGGCCCGCTGAGTAGGTCGCGCCGGCGGCGGCGCCGGTCATACCGTGCCAGCTCTGGGCGAAGCCGGCGACCTCCCAGCCGCCGGTGACGAGCTTGGCCATCCGGATGGCCGCCTCGTTGGACTCGGCGCCGGTGGTGAGCAGGAGGACGCGGTCCAGGCCGGGCACGAGCGTGCCGAGGGCCTCCCCCGCCGCGAGCAGCGGCTCGGAGACCATGCCGGAGAAAAGATGATCAAGGTCGCGTACCGCCGCGCTGACCGTCTCGACGATCTCCGGATGCCCGTGGCCGAGGATGGAACTCATCTGCCCGCTGGTGAAGTCGAGGACCTTGCGGCCGTCGGCGTCCTCGACGAACGAACCGGAGGCGCTCGTTGCCACGAACGGCGCCCAGGTGCCGCCGTACCGGGTCAGGTACTGAAGCCTCGGGTCATTGATCTCGTACGCCATGCCGCATTCTCCACCATCGGCGGGCTCGACGTCGCGGTTGCCGTCATTGATGAGGCCGCGTTCCGGGCCTCGTGTGAGCGCGATCCCTCGTGTGGCACTCGGCTCCTCATGGGCAGCGGGCCCCGCAGCATTCACAGCCGCTGCCCTGCCGCTGTGTGGTCGTGTGTAGCGCGGTCGTCGGCGAGTCTGACTAGGGGTGCGCCAGTTGGTTGTGGGGCGCGGTCGAAACGCTCTCGTTCCATCTCGGCGCGGCCCTTGCGGCCGCTGTCGGACTCCAAGCTGCTGAACCAGACGATCATGCGGAATGGAAATGTCGATGGCCGCCATGAGCACTGCGATACCCACAAAGCAGACGGCCACACAGGTGCGGTGGACGAGGACGGCAAGCGGCCAAAGCGTCTCGACGACTTCGGATCGGTGGCCGCTGCGGAGTGCGTCGAGGGTGCGGTCCGATTGGCCGCCCTCGCTCTTGTCGGTGGAGACCAAGTTCGCCAGGCTGGTTCGCGTCGCGCGCAAAGGCGGGCGCGTCGCCGCGGTCGTCCCCGATCGCCCCGGGCGCCATCCTCGCCGCGGCCCTCCCGGGCAGGACATCCACCAGCCCGGAATTCGACCGCCCATCCCGACGCCACCTGAACGAACTCGCCCGCCTCATCGATCGCGGGGACCTCACACGACTGATCGCCCGACGCTTCCCTCTCACACACATCGACGAGGCACACCATCACCTGGAGACAGATCCCACACCCGGCAAACGGGTGATCGACATCGTCACGTGATGCTCCCGTTCCTCGGACTGCGCAACCATCCGCCCACACGCGTCATCGAGGAGCGCGGCGGAATCCTCCAGGCCAGCTTCGAACAGCTCTATCGACGTAGAAGGACATGCGCAACTACCCGATAGCGCTCACCATCCTGGTCGCCTAACTGTTCTTCAACGACGGCATCCAGCCCGCTATCGCCTCGCCGTCGACCTACGGGGTCTGCGGCTTGGTCCCCAACCGCAAATGGATGGTGACCCGGCTGCGGTACGGTGAACAATCGGTTGGTTCCCGAGGTGAGACCTGCACGATCACTCTCCTTGGACCCGGGCACGGATGGAGATGGACGCATGCAGTTGGAACTCGTGGCGATGCGTCATGCTCGGTTCCTCGAGGAGTTCGAGATCGCCAACCGCGGCTTCTTTGCCGAGCGGGTGGGAGACCGCGGGGATGACTACTTTGCCCGCTTCGAGGAGCGGCTGGCCGCGCTCGTCGACGAGAATGACGTCGGGCGATCGCTGCTGTTTGTGATCGTCGACAACTTCGGCCGAATCCTGGGCCGAGTGAACATCACCGACATCGACCAGCCCGATCTGACCGAGCTCGGGTTCCGCGTGGCCGAAGCCGATCAGGGTCGCGGAGTCGCGACCTACGG harbors:
- a CDS encoding DUF5360 family protein, translated to MQPQPRRLPAARKAALVVTDLGLLAYWALTALGVISVGEGAWLKAWNWSFFPLDALAIAAGLVWSLLPRGHRWSVPAYVTALALTHAAGLMALSFFALWGSWDASWWAVNLWLALLPVALALASGLVACRTPNWA
- a CDS encoding GNAT family N-acetyltransferase, which gives rise to MDPGTDGDGRMQLELVAMRHARFLEEFEIANRGFFAERVGDRGDDYFARFEERLAALVDENDVGRSLLFVIVDNFGRILGRVNITDIDQPDLTELGFRVAEADQGRGVATYGVSAALEAARECGVDKVLARVAEDNLGSRRVLARVGFTETGRAESPVGSDARFLGFEITL
- a CDS encoding glycoside hydrolase family 16 protein — encoded protein: MRRLGRGLALAVLGSTALLCTPMPAQAAPPAGTWQLELADEFNGTALDTNIWNVAEQGDHSADRVTVAGGALLLSAREDGGWSTGAVSTGGADQGVALAPGSYLETRLRVPKGAAYRPAVRLTPAEPDDAPDRDTTTITALEVTGTPTAARLGLRTPDGPCTDAGAAACTATLPTPPELLAEGDHTIGLAWRDDRLDYYVDGDLVLSLTEQIPTGPLVLDLALDVDPGAGSSIDDEASLRVDYVRIYRAADPAHVQISA
- a CDS encoding TetR/AcrR family transcriptional regulator; translation: MTSRDRILDAAGRILVRDGGDAVTIAAVAREAGVSKGGLFYHFASKELLIDGLIARYVATFDELIIGAGEEPGAATEAYLRSAERTSGPAGQPVIALLAAAVVNPRALDSLRERYRAWQDRLDRDGVPAEVAATIRFAVDGLWLADTLDLAPARGAARQRMIGELRALLAR
- a CDS encoding aspartate aminotransferase family protein; the encoded protein is MAYEINDPRLQYLTRYGGTWAPFVATSASGSFVEDADGRKVLDFTSGQMSSILGHGHPEIVETVSAAVRDLDHLFSGMVSEPLLAAGEALGTLVPGLDRVLLLTTGAESNEAAIRMAKLVTGGWEVAGFAQSWHGMTGAAAGATYSAGRRGYGPAPVGSAAIFAPNAYRPRFTDADGNLDWQTELADGFDLLDRQTADGRAAFIAEPILSSGGILELPDGYLAALRAACHRRGMLLIIDEAQTGVGRTGSMFAFQRDDIVPDIVTLSKTLGAGLPVAAVLTTAEIEERAHERGYLFYTTHVSDPLAASVAAKVIEIVVRDRLADRATAAGARLRSALAELQTRHECIGDIRGRGLLLGMEIVADRESKQPAPEVGDAITRRCMELGLSMNVVSLPGAGGVFRIAPPLTVSDAEIDLGAEIIDRAIADVTG
- a CDS encoding zinc-binding dehydrogenase — encoded protein: MRRGCGPIGRPRSCRWRPSSPGWFASRAKAGASPRSSPIAPGAILAAALPGRTSTSPEFDRPSRRHLNELARLIDRGDLTRLIARRFPLTHIDEAHHHLETDPTPGKRVIDIVT